A single window of Mangifera indica cultivar Alphonso chromosome 18, CATAS_Mindica_2.1, whole genome shotgun sequence DNA harbors:
- the LOC123201562 gene encoding adenosine kinase 2-like: MADYSGVLLGMGNPLLDISAVVDDDFLNKYDIKLNDAILAEEKHLTMYNEMSSKYTVEYIAGGATQNSVRVAQWMLQIPGATGFIGCIGKDKFGEEMKKSSNLAGVNVHYYEDETAPTGTCAVCILGGERSLVANLSAAKCYKSDHLKKPENWALVEKAKYFYIAGFFLPISPESAQLVAEHAAANNKVFITNLSAPYLCEFYKDYQDKFMPYTDFVFGNETEAKTFSRVHGWETDDVEEIALKISQLPKASGTYKRITVITQGADPVIVAEDGKLRKFPVVLLPKEKLVDTNGAGDAFVGGFLSQLVQEKPIEECVRAGSYASNVIIQRSGCTFPENPDFK; the protein is encoded by the exons ATGGCTGACTACTCTGGTGTTCTTTTGGGCATGGGCAATCCCCTCTTGGACATCTCCGCCGTTGTAGACGATGACTTTTTGAATAA ATACGACATCAAGTTGAACGATGCAATTCTTGCTGAGGAGAAGCATTTAACCAT GTATAATGAAATGTCATCAAAGTACACTGTGGAGTACATTGCTGGAG GAGCTACTCAAAATTCTGTTAGAGTTGCCCAG TGGATGCTTCAAATCCCTGGTGCAACAGGCTTCATTGGTTGCATCGGAAAGGACAAGTTTGGTGAGGAGATGAAGAAAAGCTCAAATCTAGCTGGGGTTAAT GTTCACTATTATGAGGATGAGACTGCACCTACTGGAACTTGTGCTGTCTGTATTTTgggtggtgaaag GTCCCTAGTTGCAAATTTATCGGCTGCAAAATGTTACAAATCTGATCATCTGAAAAAACCAGAAAATTGGGCACTAG TTGAGAAGGCCAAATACTTTTATATTGCTGGATTCTTTCTCCCTATATCCCCAGAGTCCGCTCAACTTGTTGCTGAACATGCAGCTGCAAATAACAAG GTCTTCATAACAAACCTTTCTGCTCCATATCTCTGCGAGTTCTACAAGGATTATCAGGATAAATTTATGCC GTACACAGATTTTGTCTTTGGAAATGAGACAGAAGCAAAAACCTTTTCAAGAGTTCATGGCTGGGAG ACAGATGATGTCGAGGAGATAGCTCTGAAGATCTCGCAATTGCCCAAAGCATCAGGAACATACAAAAGAATTACTGTTATTACTCAGGGTGCTGATCCTGTCATTGTTGCCGAGGATGGTAAACTGAGAAAGTTCCCTGTGGTATTGTTACCAAAAGAAAAACTGGTTGATACAAATGGAGCAG GGGATGCATTTGTAGGAGGGTTTTTGTCACAGTTGGTTCAAGAGAAGCCTATTGAAGAATGTGTGAGAGCTGGTTCTTATGCATCCAATGTAATCATCCAAAGGTCTGGCTGCACTTTCCCTGAAAATCCTGATTTCAAATAA
- the LOC123201897 gene encoding isocitrate dehydrogenase [NAD] catalytic subunit 5, mitochondrial, translated as MAAQLVRRLLGSRSNQILSPINPNPTSILPSPRCFSADTTPIRATLFPGDGIGPEISESVKQVFRTAEVAIEWEEHYVGTEVDPRTQSFLTWESLESVRKNRVGLKGPMATPIGKGHRSLNLTLRKELNLYANVRPCYSLPGYKTRYDDVNLITIRENTEGEYSGLEHQVVRGVVESLKIITRQASLRVAEYAFHYAKTHGRERVSAIHKANIMQKTDGLFLKCCREVAEKYPEIVYEEVVIDNCCMMLVKNPALFDVLVMPNLYGDIISDLCAGLIGGLGLTPSCNIGEGGIVLAEAVHGSAPDIAGKNLANPTALLLSAVTMLRHLELHDKADRIQNAVLNTIAEGKYRTGDLGGSATTSDFTKAICDHL; from the exons ATGGCGGCTCAGCTCGTGAGACGACTCCTCGGAAGCCGATCGAACCAGATCCTTTCCCCTATTAACCCTAATCCTACCTCAATTTTACCTTCACCTAGATGCTTCTCTGCCGACACCACGCCGATCCGAGCCACTCTCTTTCCTGGTGACGGAATCGGCCCCGAAATCTCCGAGTCCGTTAAACAG GTGTTCAGAACAGCTGAAGTGGCAATTGAATGGGAGGAGCACTATGTTGGAACTGAAGTTGATCCAAGAACTCAAAGTTTTCTGACATGGGAAAGTTTAGAATCAGTACGGAAAAATAGGGTAGGCTTAAAAGGGCCTATGGCAACACCAATTGGAAAAGGTCATCGTTCTTTGAATCTTACTTTGAGGAAAGAACTTAATTTGTATGCCAATGTTAGGCCTTGCTATAGCCTTCCTGGCTATAAAACTCGGTATGATGATGTAAATCTTATCACTATCCGTGAAAATACTGAAGGGGAGTACAGTGGTCTGGAACATCAA gTGGTAAGAGGTGTGGTCGAGAGTCTCAAAATTATCACCCGTCAGGCTAGTTTGAGGGTGGCTGAATATGCTTTTCATTATGCCAAGACCCATGGAAGAGAAAGAGTGTCTGCAATACACAAAGCTAATATTATGCAGAAAACGGATGGTCTCTTTCTTAAG TGTTGTCGTGAAGTTGCAGAGAAGTACCCTGAGATAGTATATGAGGAAGTTGTTATTGACAATTGCTGTATGATG CTTGTGAAAAATCCAGCACTATTTGATGTATTGGTGATGCCCAACCTTTATGGTGACATTATCAGTGATTTATGTGCTGGTTTGATTGGTGGATTGGGCCTAACACCAAG TTGCAACATTGGAGAGGGAGGAATCGTCCTTGCTGAAGCTGTTCATGGTTCAGCGCCTGATATTGCTGGAAAG AATTTGGCAAATCCAACTGCCTTGCTGCTGAGTGCTGTGACAATGTTGCGCCATTTAGAGCTGCATGATAAGGCTGATAGGATCCAGAATGCTGTCCTTAACACAATTGCAGAGGGAAAGTATAGAACCGGTGATCTTGGTGGCTCTGCAACAACAAGTGATTTTACCAAGGCTATTTGTGATCATCTTTGA
- the LOC123201858 gene encoding uncharacterized protein LOC123201858, with protein sequence MTDQPRLRHIRSTSQLIKQTTATFIANLHTFLFLSLLLFSFRSLVESGSHLLTSFIDGDASLKSLLSRLDFPDLHSSTRRLHLHHHHHPRPHHHRRRPFLHLTRVGTLDDDFFSGDDDFDRHVFNPLLRRPVNGTLVSFSDFDTSLGFSNEFVNSGIGIGILEMFRHGVTFKTSVSLEKSFDKEELSYDDDSEQEGTQNGQEMDRIVDFQMFIKGLELGRRDMTALFFLVSFLSAAYGWVILGFTAIYSWVLGIVFVTVVNDLVGRFSSLVGVVWDGSRLGIKRLSGFILMRWAVRDALTQLLGLWFFGEIQDQYSFFKLFVRLKLMPFSVISPWIRGFEKEISGFFITWSLADTFLAFIFAVDAWVAIVDSRRTGREIVKEGCYLLLTMMNQAIQIKCMEAILCGSFARWALDHVFGKSFAMILQSTVEVYFMVAWLIYYFAARSRNAHVEGRRFGRRELEGLVDGHR encoded by the coding sequence ATGACCGATCAGCCACGGCTGCGCCACATCCGCAGCACCAgccaattaatcaaacaaactacCGCCACCTTCATCGCCAATCTTCACACAttcctctttctctctctcctgtTATTCTCCTTCCGCTCCCTCGTCGAGAGTGGTTCCCACCTCCTCACCTCCTTCATTGACGGAGACGCTTCTCTCAAGTCTCTCCTCTCCCGTCTCGATTTCCCCGATCTACACTCCTCCACTCGCCGTCTCCATCttcaccatcaccatcaccCCCGTCCCCATCACCACCGTCGACGTCCCTTTTTACACCTGACACGTGTTGGCACTTTGGACGATGATTTCTTCTCCGGAGATGACGACTTCGATCGCCATGTGTTCAATCCTCTTCTCAGAAGACCTGTCAATGGCACTTTGGTAAGTTTCTCTGACTTCGATACCAGTTTAGGGTTTTCCAATGAATTCGTCAATAGTGGAATTGGAATTGGAATTTTGGAAATGTTTCGTCATGGCGTTACATTTAAAACGAGTGTTAGTTTAGAGAAATCTTTTGATAAAGAAGAGTTAAGTTATGATGATGATAGTGAACAAGAAGGGACTCAAAATGGTCAGGAAATGGACAGAATTGTagattttcaaatgtttataaAGGGACTAGAGCTGGGTCGTCGTGATATGACAGCATTGTTTTTCCTTGTGAGTTTCTTGTCAGCTGCTTATGGTTGGGTAATCTTAGGGTTTACCGCAATTTATTCATGGGTTCTGGGGATTGTGTTTGTTACAGTAGTAAATGATTTGGTTGGGAGGTTTAGTTCATTAGTTGGCGTTGTGTGGGATGGTTCAAGATTGGGGATAAAAAGGCTTAGTGGTTTTATTTTGATGAGATGGGCAGTTAGAGATGCATTGACACAGCTTCTGGGCTTGTGGTTTTTTGGGGAAATTCAAGACCAGTACTCATTTTTTAAGCTTTTTGTGAGGCTGAAATTGATGCCATTTTCTGTTATATCACCGTGGATAAGAGGGTTTGAGAAAGAGATTTCAGGGTTCTTTATTACATGGTCTTTGGCAGATACTTTTTTGGCATTTATATTTGCTGTTGATGCCTGGGTTGCCATTGTTGATTCAAGGAGGACTGGAAGAGAGATAGTTAAAGAAGGTTGTTATTTGTTATTAACAATGATGAATCAGGCTATACAGATTAAATGTATGGAGGCTATACTTTGTGGATCATTTGCAAGGTGGGCATTGGATCATGTGTTTGGGAAATCTTTTGCTATGATTTTACAGTCAACTGTGGAGGTTTACTTTATGGTGGCTTggctaatatattattttgccGCAAGGTCTAGGAATGCTCATGTGGAGGGAAGGAGGTTTGGGCGGAGGGAATTGGAGGGCTTGGTTGATGGACATAGATGA